In the Paenibacillus sp. FSL H7-0357 genome, one interval contains:
- a CDS encoding HAD family hydrolase, whose amino-acid sequence MPELITPQGEHSISAILFDKDGTLLQFVSLWGSWGECFLGQFTRQLEQRGLEFPVQYLASLLGTVHDAEGRITDYDRNGPLAMGTMSDLYAILSWQGYLLGLSWAESKELVELCRQEADVMLERSRPVLPLPGLLRFLDDCTAKGIALAVVTADETAAAENHLRWLGIQHYFSAVIGTDQVERGKPFPDMAMLACERLGVQPAEAAVIGDTNGDMRMAKAAGAALAVGIAGAADISVRGLLPDADSLVQSYAELSIGRNTR is encoded by the coding sequence GTGCCTGAGCTCATCACTCCGCAAGGGGAACATTCCATATCCGCGATTCTGTTCGACAAGGACGGCACACTGCTGCAGTTCGTTTCCCTCTGGGGAAGCTGGGGCGAGTGTTTCCTGGGACAGTTCACCCGGCAGCTGGAACAACGCGGCCTCGAATTCCCGGTTCAGTATCTGGCCTCCCTGCTGGGAACCGTTCACGATGCTGAGGGTAGAATTACAGACTATGACCGGAATGGTCCCTTGGCCATGGGGACGATGAGCGACCTTTACGCCATTCTGTCCTGGCAGGGTTACCTGCTAGGCTTATCCTGGGCCGAGTCCAAGGAACTGGTAGAGCTCTGCCGTCAGGAAGCAGATGTAATGCTGGAGCGCAGCCGCCCGGTGCTCCCGCTTCCCGGCCTGCTCCGGTTCCTTGACGACTGCACAGCCAAGGGCATTGCTCTGGCTGTAGTGACCGCCGATGAAACAGCGGCGGCCGAAAATCACCTCCGCTGGCTCGGTATCCAACATTATTTCTCTGCCGTGATCGGTACGGATCAGGTCGAGCGGGGCAAGCCGTTCCCAGACATGGCGATGCTCGCCTGTGAGCGGCTTGGGGTACAACCTGCCGAGGCCGCCGTGATTGGCGATACGAACGGCGATATGCGGATGGCTAAGGCCGCCGGGGCAGCTTTAGCCGTCGGGATTGCCGGCGCAGCGGATATATCAGTGCGCGGTCTTTTGCCGGATGCAGATTCTCTGGTGCAGTCCTATGCAGAACTAAGTATTGGAAGGAATACAAGGTGA
- a CDS encoding Lrp/AsnC family transcriptional regulator, with protein sequence MLYISRPSVHQRVGKLEKNGVIKGYKGIVDWGKLDQKIKVMISVKVVSQSFKETTGKIIGLQIPVLRLYKFL encoded by the coding sequence TTGCTGTACATCTCGCGGCCCTCGGTACATCAAAGAGTAGGTAAGCTGGAGAAGAACGGAGTCATCAAAGGCTACAAGGGGATTGTGGACTGGGGCAAGCTGGATCAGAAAATCAAAGTCATGATCTCAGTGAAGGTGGTCAGCCAGAGCTTCAAGGAAACGACAGGCAAGATCATCGGCCTTCAAATCCCGGTCTTGAGGCTGTACAAATTTTTATAA
- the yedA gene encoding drug/metabolite exporter YedA encodes MLQKNGANAMYGVGIALLSVYLFWGGTYVGMKVAIETMPPFLMAGIRFFVAGALLYVISRLSGAKRPAGREWRSSAIVGALLLLGGNGLVAWSEQRVSSSIASLIVAAVPVWMMLFGWFGRSGKRPNPGVIAGIVLGLLGIAVLVFQPGQGDNGTATDLIGIITLLAASLSWAAGSMYSRSARIPDSPLMSTAAQMLTGGALLLVFSFFTGDWSKMDVPAISLRSYAALGYLIVFGSIIGYTAYIWLLKNAEPTLVSTYAFVNPVVAVLLGWLLAGEQITVNTLTAAVIIIAAVILVTVFRGRPQKASTQAALDMQNQQQSIH; translated from the coding sequence ATGCTGCAAAAGAATGGAGCTAACGCGATGTATGGGGTTGGCATCGCGTTGTTGTCTGTTTATTTATTTTGGGGAGGAACTTATGTCGGCATGAAGGTCGCGATAGAGACCATGCCGCCCTTTCTGATGGCCGGAATCCGCTTTTTTGTGGCCGGAGCTTTACTCTATGTCATTTCCAGATTAAGCGGTGCTAAGCGCCCGGCAGGACGCGAGTGGCGGTCTTCGGCCATCGTCGGCGCACTGCTGCTGCTTGGAGGCAATGGACTGGTGGCCTGGTCGGAGCAAAGGGTCTCTTCATCTATTGCTTCTCTGATCGTCGCTGCGGTGCCCGTCTGGATGATGCTGTTCGGGTGGTTTGGCCGCAGCGGCAAGCGTCCAAATCCCGGTGTTATTGCCGGGATTGTGCTTGGACTGCTGGGCATCGCCGTTCTGGTCTTCCAGCCGGGGCAGGGAGACAATGGCACTGCAACCGACCTGATCGGCATTATTACCCTGCTGGCAGCTTCCCTTAGTTGGGCGGCAGGTTCCATGTACTCACGCAGCGCCCGGATACCGGATTCTCCGCTGATGTCCACGGCTGCGCAAATGCTGACAGGTGGCGCACTGCTGCTGGTTTTCTCCTTCTTTACCGGCGACTGGTCTAAGATGGACGTACCGGCCATTTCCCTCCGTTCGTACGCAGCTCTGGGTTATCTAATCGTCTTCGGCTCGATTATAGGCTACACGGCCTACATCTGGCTGCTAAAAAACGCCGAACCTACACTGGTTTCGACCTACGCCTTCGTCAATCCGGTAGTTGCCGTGCTGCTTGGCTGGCTGCTGGCAGGCGAACAGATAACCGTGAACACCCTGACCGCTGCCGTTATTATTATCGCTGCTGTAATTTTGGTGACCGTTTTCCGCGGCAGGCCGCAGAAGGCAAGCACTCAAGCAGCGCTTGATATGCAAAATCAGCAGCAATCGATACACTGA
- a CDS encoding helix-turn-helix domain-containing protein has product MFDMLKVGRNIVKLRGAAGLTQMGLADKLGISYQAVSNWERGASMPDISKLPELAEIFNVSIEEILEEGRGTAILTSVLENATEDYLHQHEVSAIEILEVAPLLKTEQIEEVFEHVKANVPIGDLVALAPFLSEEVLDECARKVIEIGPIGDLVALAPFLSEEVLDECARKVIEIGPIGDLVALAPFLSDEVLDECARKVIEIGPISNLVALAPFLSEEVLDECARKAMESGEIIDLLPLAPFLSEEVLDECARKTCERGEFIDLVPLAPFLSEEVLNECARKLVEEQGLGAVLPLAPFLGKGIMEGLTTSLFTK; this is encoded by the coding sequence ATGTTCGATATGCTAAAGGTAGGCAGGAATATCGTTAAATTAAGAGGGGCCGCAGGGCTCACGCAAATGGGGCTTGCGGATAAGCTGGGAATCAGCTATCAGGCGGTCAGCAATTGGGAGAGGGGCGCAAGCATGCCCGATATCTCTAAGCTCCCGGAGCTGGCGGAAATCTTTAATGTCTCTATTGAGGAGATTCTGGAAGAGGGTAGGGGGACAGCGATCCTAACAAGTGTGCTGGAAAATGCAACTGAGGATTACCTGCATCAGCATGAGGTATCTGCAATAGAAATATTGGAAGTTGCGCCGCTGCTTAAGACGGAACAAATCGAAGAGGTGTTTGAGCATGTAAAGGCCAATGTGCCGATTGGCGATCTGGTGGCGCTGGCTCCTTTTCTGAGTGAGGAAGTACTGGATGAATGCGCCAGGAAGGTGATAGAGATCGGGCCAATCGGCGACCTGGTGGCGCTGGCTCCTTTTCTGAGTGAGGAAGTACTGGATGAATGCGCCAGGAAGGTGATAGAGATCGGGCCAATCGGCGACCTGGTGGCGCTGGCTCCTTTTCTGAGTGATGAAGTGCTGGATGAATGCGCCAGGAAGGTGATAGAGATCGGGCCAATCAGCAATCTGGTGGCACTGGCCCCTTTTCTGAGTGAAGAAGTGCTGGATGAATGCGCACGGAAGGCTATGGAGAGCGGGGAAATAATCGACCTTTTACCACTGGCGCCTTTTCTGAGTGAAGAAGTGTTAGATGAATGTGCCAGGAAGACATGCGAACGCGGAGAGTTTATTGATCTGGTACCGCTTGCTCCTTTTCTGAGCGAGGAAGTATTGAATGAGTGTGCCCGGAAGCTTGTGGAGGAACAAGGTCTGGGAGCCGTCCTACCGCTTGCCCCTTTTCTTGGTAAAGGGATTATGGAGGGGTTAACCACGAGTCTTTTTACCAAATAA
- a CDS encoding carbohydrate ABC transporter permease gives MRIFTRLGGPARHLFFATLALLMAFPFYWMVTSALKTNDEIWRSPPTLWPEVPLWGNFAAAWNEAPFARYMGNSIFVATSIVILQIINSGMMAYALTHMKFRLKGLFAGVILFGYMVPATAVYLPGYLVLSELHLLNSYGGLILSNSVSIFAIFLIRQAFLQVSHELVEAGEVDGASHMRILWTVLVPVTRSSFAVLALITFIDQYNNYFWPMLITKDPDLQLVSAGLRSFFVEGGAYGLQWPLIMAASAFTIAPLLLVFLLAQKTIMQSVNMTAGSSKG, from the coding sequence TTGCGTATATTCACACGGCTGGGCGGACCGGCCCGTCATCTTTTTTTTGCCACGCTTGCCCTGCTGATGGCTTTCCCGTTCTACTGGATGGTCACCAGCGCGCTGAAAACCAATGATGAAATCTGGCGTTCCCCGCCTACACTCTGGCCTGAAGTGCCGCTCTGGGGGAATTTTGCCGCAGCCTGGAATGAGGCCCCGTTTGCAAGATACATGGGCAACAGCATTTTCGTCGCCACTTCCATCGTCATTCTGCAGATCATCAATTCCGGCATGATGGCCTATGCACTGACGCATATGAAATTCCGCCTGAAGGGGCTTTTTGCCGGAGTGATCCTGTTCGGTTATATGGTTCCGGCTACAGCGGTCTACCTGCCCGGCTATCTTGTGCTGTCCGAGCTGCACCTGCTGAATTCCTACGGCGGCCTGATTCTCTCCAACTCTGTAAGCATCTTCGCGATCTTTCTGATCCGGCAAGCGTTCCTGCAGGTATCGCATGAGCTGGTGGAGGCCGGTGAAGTGGACGGCGCCTCGCATATGCGGATTCTGTGGACGGTGCTGGTGCCGGTTACGAGGTCATCCTTTGCCGTGCTGGCGCTGATTACCTTCATTGATCAGTACAACAATTATTTCTGGCCGATGCTGATTACCAAAGACCCTGACCTGCAGTTAGTCTCGGCTGGCCTGCGCAGCTTTTTCGTGGAAGGGGGTGCATACGGATTACAATGGCCGCTGATCATGGCCGCCAGCGCCTTCACCATCGCCCCGCTGCTGCTTGTCTTCCTGCTGGCGCAGAAAACGATTATGCAAAGTGTCAATATGACGGCAGGCTCCAGTAAAGGCTGA
- a CDS encoding GbsR/MarR family transcriptional regulator: MKQAAFGEDNEHLSPREQLLRPMIDAIAQTMDLYGANFSYGQLYGIMFFEDKPMTLEEMKQVMNMSKSNMSYGVRSLIASRMVTKLDEKRERKELYVAETDFFQAFKNFFTLKLQREIDVMQEAMGTVMPELQELIQAKDTPEEERQACQRDLDKLQHAGEYYAWLQRFVSGLEEGEFFGGAGLPGRE, encoded by the coding sequence ATGAAGCAGGCCGCATTTGGCGAGGACAACGAGCATTTATCACCACGGGAGCAACTGCTGCGACCGATGATTGATGCGATAGCGCAGACGATGGATTTATATGGAGCGAATTTTTCTTACGGGCAGCTATACGGGATTATGTTCTTTGAGGATAAGCCGATGACGCTGGAGGAAATGAAGCAGGTCATGAATATGAGCAAAAGCAATATGAGCTACGGCGTCCGCTCCCTGATCGCTTCCCGGATGGTGACCAAGCTGGACGAGAAACGCGAGCGGAAGGAGCTGTATGTAGCCGAGACTGATTTTTTTCAGGCATTCAAAAACTTCTTCACCCTGAAGCTTCAGCGGGAAATTGATGTCATGCAGGAGGCGATGGGTACGGTGATGCCAGAGCTTCAGGAGCTGATCCAGGCGAAGGACACTCCTGAAGAGGAACGGCAGGCCTGCCAGCGGGATCTGGACAAGCTCCAGCATGCGGGAGAATATTATGCCTGGCTGCAGCGGTTTGTGTCGGGGCTGGAGGAAGGAGAGTTTTTTGGCGGGGCCGGACTGCCCGGCAGGGAGTGA
- a CDS encoding carbohydrate ABC transporter permease, whose protein sequence is MTRSKVINGLKPVLFTLPAMVPFVLFWLAPLLYVLYLSFTEWDFMSPEKTFVGLQNYADLFSNPAFYKALRVTALFCAGSVLPIILLGLGLALLMNRKLKGSALYQVLLFSPWVTPTVAVSIVWSWIYEPEVGLANTVLDFLGLGKIGWLQDPKWALVGVLLVTIWKSVGWAMIFYLVALRNVPSDLLEAGELDGASAAQKFFRITLPLISPTTLFLFVVQLIQALQAYDQINVLTQGGPSGSTRTLLYLYYQSAFESFQIGEASSVAVVLVIICMLLSVFSFGLSKRTTHYQ, encoded by the coding sequence ATGACACGCTCAAAGGTTATTAACGGCTTGAAGCCCGTGCTGTTCACGCTGCCGGCGATGGTACCGTTCGTTCTGTTCTGGCTGGCGCCGCTGTTGTATGTGCTGTACCTCAGCTTCACAGAATGGGACTTTATGAGCCCGGAGAAAACTTTTGTCGGACTGCAAAATTATGCCGATCTTTTCAGCAACCCGGCCTTTTACAAAGCGCTGAGAGTGACCGCGCTCTTCTGTGCGGGCAGTGTGCTGCCGATCATTCTCCTGGGACTCGGACTTGCGCTGCTGATGAACCGCAAGCTGAAAGGCTCCGCACTTTATCAGGTGCTGCTGTTCTCGCCATGGGTCACGCCAACCGTCGCTGTATCCATTGTCTGGTCGTGGATCTATGAGCCTGAGGTCGGCCTTGCCAATACGGTGCTTGATTTCCTTGGACTCGGGAAAATCGGCTGGCTGCAGGACCCCAAATGGGCGCTTGTGGGAGTCCTCCTGGTGACCATCTGGAAATCCGTGGGCTGGGCGATGATCTTTTATCTGGTGGCACTGCGGAATGTGCCTTCAGACCTGCTGGAAGCCGGGGAGCTTGATGGCGCAAGCGCTGCTCAGAAGTTCTTTCGCATCACTCTGCCACTGATCTCGCCAACCACCTTGTTTCTATTCGTGGTGCAGCTTATCCAGGCCCTTCAGGCCTACGATCAGATCAACGTGCTGACCCAAGGCGGCCCCTCCGGCTCCACCCGCACGCTGCTGTATCTGTATTATCAGTCCGCCTTCGAATCCTTCCAGATTGGAGAGGCTTCCAGTGTAGCTGTTGTCCTTGTCATCATCTGCATGCTGCTGTCGGTATTCTCATTTGGCCTCAGCAAACGGACGACCCATTATCAATAA
- a CDS encoding ABC transporter substrate-binding protein, with amino-acid sequence MNVFKRLSAVSMIAGFTVLTACGGNSASDNVTAGGGASAAPAADAPPAQSEPVTIEFWYGLGGKLGENMESLIQKFNASQQEVIVKGIVQADYSETEQKLQAAIATGQVPAAVLSSNMDWARKGYFSPMDELITQQPDFNKEDFVQTFLNQGQVDGKQYFLPMYGTTQIMYYRKDAFEKSGIDASQLKTWEDLAAAAGKMAVKDGGKTTFFGWEPMWGSGNMIDAVLSKGGSVLSEDGTKVTIDSSEWIETWDLFRKWIHEDKTMRIHSGGQGWEYWYKTIDDVMKGQAAGYIGSSGDQGDLDFSIVSAMEQPGWAGVGEGKPVAQAIMAGIPAKAGDDEKLAAMKWLTYFTNSENTAFWSINTGYISVRQSALEDPAFVSFSETNPQIKIPLMQASHASAPFQDPTGGKINDALTIAADKVQIENIPAAEALKEAQQTAQAALDKVK; translated from the coding sequence ATGAACGTATTTAAAAGGTTGTCGGCGGTATCTATGATTGCCGGATTCACAGTGCTCACGGCTTGCGGCGGAAATTCCGCTTCGGACAACGTTACGGCGGGAGGCGGTGCCTCCGCAGCTCCTGCGGCAGACGCCCCTCCAGCCCAAAGCGAACCGGTAACCATTGAATTCTGGTATGGACTTGGCGGCAAGCTTGGCGAGAATATGGAATCACTCATCCAAAAGTTCAACGCCTCGCAGCAGGAGGTCATCGTCAAAGGCATCGTGCAGGCAGACTACAGCGAAACCGAACAGAAGCTTCAGGCGGCCATTGCTACCGGACAGGTTCCTGCAGCCGTGCTCTCCTCCAATATGGACTGGGCGCGTAAGGGATATTTCTCTCCGATGGATGAGCTGATCACCCAGCAGCCGGATTTTAATAAAGAGGATTTTGTCCAGACCTTTCTGAACCAGGGCCAGGTTGACGGCAAGCAGTATTTCCTTCCGATGTACGGAACGACACAGATTATGTATTACCGCAAGGATGCTTTTGAGAAAAGCGGCATCGATGCCAGCCAGCTGAAGACCTGGGAAGACCTGGCGGCAGCCGCTGGGAAAATGGCCGTTAAAGACGGCGGCAAAACAACCTTCTTCGGATGGGAGCCGATGTGGGGCTCCGGCAACATGATTGATGCCGTGCTCAGCAAGGGCGGCAGCGTTCTTAGCGAGGATGGCACCAAAGTAACGATCGACTCTTCGGAGTGGATTGAAACCTGGGATCTGTTCCGCAAATGGATTCACGAGGACAAGACCATGCGCATCCACTCCGGCGGACAAGGCTGGGAGTACTGGTACAAGACCATTGACGATGTGATGAAAGGCCAAGCGGCGGGCTATATTGGCTCCAGCGGAGATCAGGGTGATCTGGATTTCAGCATCGTCTCCGCAATGGAGCAGCCGGGCTGGGCCGGAGTTGGCGAAGGCAAGCCTGTGGCACAAGCGATCATGGCCGGTATTCCTGCCAAAGCCGGGGATGACGAGAAGCTGGCAGCGATGAAATGGCTGACCTACTTCACGAACTCCGAGAATACCGCCTTCTGGTCAATCAACACCGGATATATTTCCGTCCGCCAGTCTGCGCTTGAAGATCCGGCATTCGTCTCCTTCAGCGAGACCAATCCGCAGATCAAAATCCCGTTAATGCAGGCGTCCCACGCCTCCGCCCCCTTCCAGGATCCTACCGGCGGCAAAATCAATGATGCGCTGACCATTGCTGCGGACAAGGTGCAGATTGAAAATATCCCTGCGGCTGAGGCCCTGAAGGAAGCGCAGCAAACTGCCCAGGCTGCACTTGATAAAGTAAAATAA
- a CDS encoding alpha-galactosidase, protein MSIHYDAKLQIFHLQTENTSYVFGLARGTYPLHLHWGKKIRSSAVSDLFDPGAMGFSSTVDPAEPSLSLDTLPHEYPGYGSGDFREPAYVAELANGTTVTELAYVSHSILKGKPALEGLPAVYAESDEEAETLQLVLEDSLAGLRAELSYTVMKGFDTIIRSARLINTGTDPLKLNRALSLALDFPHDEFELIHLSGSWARERHLVRAPLRSGNQGIDSKRGASSHQQNPFLALLSPNTGEDSGEAYGFSLVYSGSFSAGAEVDQYGSTRVTMGINPFGFRWLLEPGESFQTPEAVLAYSDAGIGGMSRIYHRLYRTRLARGLYRDEPRPVLINNWEATYFGFDADKIEDIARAGQALGIELFVLDDGWFGRRDDDSTSLGDWFVDKRKLPQGLSDLAERVNRLGMQFGLWFEPEMVSPDSELYRAHPDWCLHVPDRRRSQSRNQLILDLSRPEVCDYIIDAVSSVLSSAPITYVKWDMNRHMTEIGSASLPPGRQGETAHRYMLGLYRVMEEITSSFPHVLFESCSGGGGRFDPGILHYMPQTWTSDNTDAVERLKIQYGTSIVYPASAMGAHISAVPNHQVHRSTPLSMRGDVAMSGNFGYELDLTRFTEEEQAEAAAQVAFYKEIRSLVQQGDMYRLLSPFEGNETAWMFVAEDRSEALAGYFRVLAGPNTARPRLRLQGLDPDKDYILKETGVIYGGDRLMYAGLLLPELHGDFQSKLLHFVAVEK, encoded by the coding sequence TTGTCCATTCACTATGATGCGAAGCTGCAAATCTTCCATCTGCAAACTGAAAATACCAGTTATGTATTCGGCCTGGCCCGCGGTACGTATCCCCTACATCTGCATTGGGGCAAAAAAATCCGCAGCTCTGCCGTTTCCGATTTATTCGATCCCGGAGCTATGGGCTTCAGCAGCACCGTTGATCCGGCAGAACCTTCACTTTCCCTGGATACACTCCCCCACGAATATCCGGGATATGGTTCGGGCGATTTCAGGGAGCCCGCTTACGTAGCTGAGCTGGCCAACGGCACAACGGTCACGGAACTGGCTTACGTGTCCCACAGCATCCTCAAGGGGAAACCGGCGCTGGAAGGCCTACCTGCTGTATACGCCGAGTCTGACGAGGAAGCCGAAACGCTGCAGCTGGTGCTGGAAGATTCACTTGCCGGCCTCAGGGCCGAACTGTCTTACACGGTCATGAAGGGTTTCGATACCATTATCCGCTCGGCCCGGCTGATCAATACCGGAACCGACCCGCTTAAGCTGAACCGTGCCTTGTCCCTGGCGCTCGATTTCCCGCATGATGAATTCGAGCTGATCCATCTTTCCGGCTCCTGGGCCCGGGAACGCCATTTGGTCCGCGCCCCGCTGCGCAGCGGAAATCAGGGCATCGACAGCAAACGCGGAGCGAGCAGCCATCAGCAGAACCCCTTCCTGGCCCTGCTCTCCCCGAATACCGGGGAAGACAGCGGAGAAGCCTATGGCTTCAGCCTTGTCTACAGCGGCAGCTTCAGTGCCGGGGCCGAGGTGGACCAATACGGGTCCACCCGGGTCACGATGGGCATCAACCCCTTCGGCTTCCGCTGGCTGCTTGAGCCGGGCGAAAGCTTCCAGACGCCGGAAGCTGTACTTGCTTATTCCGATGCGGGGATCGGCGGCATGTCCCGTATTTACCACCGCTTGTACCGTACCCGTCTGGCAAGAGGGCTGTACCGCGATGAACCCCGTCCGGTGCTGATCAACAACTGGGAAGCCACCTATTTCGGCTTCGATGCGGACAAGATCGAAGATATCGCCCGTGCCGGACAAGCGCTTGGCATTGAGCTGTTCGTGCTCGACGACGGCTGGTTCGGCCGCCGGGACGATGATTCCACTTCCCTGGGAGACTGGTTCGTGGATAAACGCAAGCTGCCGCAGGGCCTGTCCGATCTGGCGGAACGGGTGAACCGGCTTGGCATGCAGTTCGGCCTCTGGTTCGAGCCGGAGATGGTCTCCCCCGACAGTGAGCTGTACCGTGCCCACCCGGATTGGTGCCTGCATGTGCCAGACCGCAGACGCAGTCAAAGCCGCAATCAATTGATCCTCGACCTGTCCCGGCCGGAGGTCTGCGACTACATTATAGATGCCGTTAGCAGCGTATTATCCTCGGCTCCGATCACTTATGTCAAATGGGATATGAACCGCCATATGACGGAGATCGGCTCCGCATCGCTGCCGCCCGGGCGCCAGGGGGAAACTGCCCACCGCTATATGCTGGGGCTGTACCGGGTAATGGAAGAAATCACATCCAGCTTCCCGCATGTGCTGTTCGAGAGCTGCTCCGGCGGCGGCGGCCGGTTCGATCCGGGCATCCTGCACTACATGCCGCAGACCTGGACCAGTGACAATACCGATGCCGTAGAGCGCCTCAAGATCCAGTACGGCACAAGTATTGTCTATCCGGCCAGCGCCATGGGCGCACATATCTCGGCTGTGCCGAACCATCAGGTTCACCGCAGCACCCCGCTCTCCATGCGCGGCGATGTGGCGATGTCCGGCAACTTCGGGTATGAGCTGGACCTGACCCGGTTCACCGAAGAGGAGCAGGCGGAAGCGGCTGCCCAGGTTGCCTTCTACAAAGAAATCCGTTCGCTTGTTCAGCAAGGGGACATGTACCGGCTGCTTTCGCCATTTGAAGGCAATGAAACGGCTTGGATGTTCGTAGCCGAGGACCGGTCCGAGGCATTGGCCGGCTACTTCCGTGTGCTGGCCGGACCAAACACCGCCCGCCCCCGTCTCCGTCTTCAGGGACTTGATCCGGACAAGGATTACATCCTTAAGGAAACCGGCGTTATATACGGCGGAGACCGGCTGATGTATGCCGGCCTGCTGCTTCCCGAGCTGCATGGCGATTTCCAGAGCAAGCTGCTGCATTTTGTTGCAGTTGAAAAGTAA
- a CDS encoding DMT family transporter, giving the protein MRAEGVWAWVFLALAILFELSGTISMKISHGFTRIWPSVLMFLFYGISFTSLNVALTSIKVGVAYAVWSGAGIILISVVGAVYFGERLTLSSLLWVTVIVAGIVGLNISAKGH; this is encoded by the coding sequence GTGAGGGCCGAAGGGGTGTGGGCCTGGGTTTTTCTCGCGCTGGCGATTCTGTTCGAGCTCTCGGGAACCATCTCCATGAAAATATCCCACGGTTTCACCCGGATCTGGCCCTCCGTGCTGATGTTCCTGTTCTATGGGATCAGCTTCACCTCGCTGAATGTAGCGCTCACCTCGATCAAGGTCGGGGTAGCTTATGCGGTATGGTCAGGTGCAGGAATCATCCTGATCTCCGTCGTGGGGGCGGTGTATTTCGGGGAGCGGCTGACACTGTCCTCCCTATTATGGGTGACTGTGATTGTGGCCGGAATTGTGGGCTTGAACATTAGTGCCAAGGGGCATTAA